In one Rhinopithecus roxellana isolate Shanxi Qingling chromosome 1, ASM756505v1, whole genome shotgun sequence genomic region, the following are encoded:
- the RNPEP gene encoding aminopeptidase B isoform X4, giving the protein MPPSFPFGGMENPCLTFVTPCLLAGDRSLADVIIHEISHSWFGNLVTNANWGEFWLNEGFTMYAQRRISTILFGAAYTCLEAATGRALLRQHMDITGEENPLNKLRVKIEPGVDPDDTYNETPYEKGFCFVSYLAHLVGDQDQFDNFLKAYVHEFKFQSILADDFLDFYLEYFPELKKKRVDIIPGFEFDRWLNTPGWPPYLPDLSPGDSLMKPAEELAQLWAAKELDMKAIEAVAISPWKTYQLVYFLDKILQKSPLPPGNVKKLGETYPSISNARNAELRLRWGQIVLKNDHQEDFWKVKEFLHNQGKQKYTLPLYHAMMGGSEVAQTLAKETFASTASQLHSNVVNYVQQIVAPKGS; this is encoded by the exons ATGCCACCGTCCTTTCCATTTGGAGGAATGGAGAACCCTTGTCTGACCTTTGTCACACCCTGCCTGCTAGCTGGGGACCGCTCCTTGGCAGATGTCATCATCCATGAGATCTCCCACAGTTGGTTTGGGAACCTGGTCACCAACGCCAACTGGGGTGAATTCTGGCTCAATGAAGGTTTCACCATGTACGCCCAGAGGAGGATCTCCACCATCCTCTTTG GCGCTGCATACACCTGCTTGGAGGCTGCAACGGGGCGAGCTCTGCTGCGTCAGCACATGGACATCACTGGAGAGGAAAACCCACTCAACAAGCTCCGCGTGAAGATTGAACCAG GTGTTGACCCGGACGACACCTATAACGAGACCCCCTACGAGAAAGGTTTCTGCTTTGTCTCATACCTGGCCCACTTGGTGGGTGATCAGGATCAGTTTGACAATTTTCTCAAG GCCTATGTGCATGAATTCAAATTCCAAAGCATCTTAGCCGATGACTTTCTGGACTTCTACTTGGAATATTTCCCTGAGCTTAAGAAGAAGAGAGTGGATATCATTCCAG GTTTTGAGTTTGATCGATGGCTGAATACCCCTGGCTGGCCCCCTTACCTCCCTGATCTCTCCCCTGGGGACTCACTCATGAAGCCTGCTGAAGAGCTAGCCCAGCTGTGGGCAGCCAAGGAGCTGGACATGAAGGCCATTGAAGCCGTGGCCATCTCTCCCTGGAAGACCTACCAGCTGGTCTACTTCCTGGATAAGATCCTCCAGAAATCCCCTCTTCCTCCTG ggAATGTGAAAAAACTTGGAGAGACATACCCAAGTATCTCAAATGCCCGGAATGCAGAGCTCCGGCTACGATGGGGCCAAATCGTCCTCAAGAACGACCACCAGGAAGATTTCTGGAAAGTGAAGGAGTTCCTGCATAACCAG GGGAAGCAGAAGTATACACTTCCGCTGTACCACGCAATGATGGGTGGCAGTGAGGTGGCCCAGACCCTCGCCAAGGAGACCTTTGCATCCaccgcctcccagcttcacagCAATGTTGTCAACTATGTCCAGCAGATCGTGGCACCCAAGGGCAGTTAG
- the ELF3 gene encoding ETS-related transcription factor Elf-3 isoform X1 has product MAATCEISNIFSNYVSAMYSSDDSTLAPVPPAAAFGADDLVLTLSNPQMSLEGTEKTSWSGEQPQFWSKTQVLDWISYQVEKNKYDASAIDFSRCDMDGATLCNCALEELRLVFGPLGDQLHAQLRDLTSSSSDELSWIIELLEKDGMAFQEALDPGPFDQGSPFAQELLDDSQQASPYHPGSCGAGAPSPGSSDVSTAGTGASRSSHSSDSGGSDVDLDPTDGKLFPRDGFPDCKKGDPKHGKRKRGRPRKLSKEYWDCLEGKKSKHAPRGTHLWEFIRDILIHPELNEGLMKWENRHEGVFKFLRSEAVAQLWGQKKKNSNMTYEKLSRAMRYYYKREILERVDGRRLVYKFGKNSSGWKEEEVLQNRN; this is encoded by the exons ATGGCTGCAACCTGTGAGATTAGCAACATTTTTAGCAACTACGTCAGTGCGATGTACAGCTCAGATGACTCCACCCTGGCCCCTGTTCCCCCTGCTGCCGCCTTTGGGGCCGATGACTTGGTGCTGACCCTGAGCAACCCCCAGATGTCATTGGAGGGTACAG AGAAGACCAGCTGGTCGGGGGAACAGCCCCAGTTCTGGTCGAAGACACAGGTTCTGGACTGGATCAGCTACCAAGTGGAGAAGAACAAGTACGACGCAAGCGCCATTGACTTCTCACGGTGTGACATGGACGGGGCCACCCTCTGCAATTGTGCCCTTGAGGAGCTGCGTCTGGTCTTTGGGCCTCTGGGGGACCAACTCCATGCCCAGCTACGAGACCTCA CTTCCAGCTCTTCTGATGAGCTCAGCTGGATCATTGAGCTGCTGGAGAAGGATGGCATGGCTTTCCAGGAGGCCCTAGACCCAGGGCCCTTTG ACCAGGGCAGCCCCTTTGCCCAGGAGCTGCTGGACGACAGTCAGCAAGCCAGCCCCTACCACCCCGGCAGCTGTGGTGCAGGAGCCCCCTCCCCCGGCAGCTCTGACGTCTCCACCGCAG GGACTGGTGCTTCTCGGAGCTCCCACTCCTCAGACTCCGGTGGAAGTGACGTGGACCTGGATCCCACGGACGGCAAGCTCTTCCCCAGAG ATGGCTTTCCTGACTGCAAGAAGGGGGATCCCAAGCACGGGAAGCGGAAACGAGGCCGACCCCGAAAGCTGAGCAAAGAGTACTGGGACTGTCTCGAGGGCAAGAAGAGCAAGCACG CACCCAGAGGTACCCACCTGTGGGAGTTCATCCGGGACATCCTCATCCACCCAGAGCTCAATGAGGGCCTCATGAAGTGGGAGAATCGGCATGAAGGCGTCTTCAAGTTCCTGCGCTCCGAGGCTGTGGCCCAACTGTGGggccaaaagaaaaagaacagcaacaTGACCTATGAGAAGCTGAGCCGGGCCATGAG GTACTACTACAAACGGGAGATCCTGGAACGGGTGGATGGCCGGCGACTCGTCTACAAGTTTGGCAAAAACTCAAGTGGCtggaaggaggaagaggttcTCCAGAATCGGAACTGA
- the ELF3 gene encoding ETS-related transcription factor Elf-3 isoform X2, whose product MAATCEISNIFSNYVSAMYSSDDSTLAPVPPAAAFGADDLVLTLSNPQMSLEGTASSSSDELSWIIELLEKDGMAFQEALDPGPFDQGSPFAQELLDDSQQASPYHPGSCGAGAPSPGSSDVSTAGTGASRSSHSSDSGGSDVDLDPTDGKLFPRDGFPDCKKGDPKHGKRKRGRPRKLSKEYWDCLEGKKSKHAPRGTHLWEFIRDILIHPELNEGLMKWENRHEGVFKFLRSEAVAQLWGQKKKNSNMTYEKLSRAMRYYYKREILERVDGRRLVYKFGKNSSGWKEEEVLQNRN is encoded by the exons ATGGCTGCAACCTGTGAGATTAGCAACATTTTTAGCAACTACGTCAGTGCGATGTACAGCTCAGATGACTCCACCCTGGCCCCTGTTCCCCCTGCTGCCGCCTTTGGGGCCGATGACTTGGTGCTGACCCTGAGCAACCCCCAGATGTCATTGGAGGGTACAG CTTCCAGCTCTTCTGATGAGCTCAGCTGGATCATTGAGCTGCTGGAGAAGGATGGCATGGCTTTCCAGGAGGCCCTAGACCCAGGGCCCTTTG ACCAGGGCAGCCCCTTTGCCCAGGAGCTGCTGGACGACAGTCAGCAAGCCAGCCCCTACCACCCCGGCAGCTGTGGTGCAGGAGCCCCCTCCCCCGGCAGCTCTGACGTCTCCACCGCAG GGACTGGTGCTTCTCGGAGCTCCCACTCCTCAGACTCCGGTGGAAGTGACGTGGACCTGGATCCCACGGACGGCAAGCTCTTCCCCAGAG ATGGCTTTCCTGACTGCAAGAAGGGGGATCCCAAGCACGGGAAGCGGAAACGAGGCCGACCCCGAAAGCTGAGCAAAGAGTACTGGGACTGTCTCGAGGGCAAGAAGAGCAAGCACG CACCCAGAGGTACCCACCTGTGGGAGTTCATCCGGGACATCCTCATCCACCCAGAGCTCAATGAGGGCCTCATGAAGTGGGAGAATCGGCATGAAGGCGTCTTCAAGTTCCTGCGCTCCGAGGCTGTGGCCCAACTGTGGggccaaaagaaaaagaacagcaacaTGACCTATGAGAAGCTGAGCCGGGCCATGAG GTACTACTACAAACGGGAGATCCTGGAACGGGTGGATGGCCGGCGACTCGTCTACAAGTTTGGCAAAAACTCAAGTGGCtggaaggaggaagaggttcTCCAGAATCGGAACTGA